In Acidimicrobiales bacterium, the genomic stretch GGGGGGACGGCGTAGCGGGGCGCGGTCAGGTCGGGCGGGCGGTCGAAGTCGAGGACCTCGGCGAGGTTGCGGGCGGCGGCGTCCCTCGGGGTGAGGGGCGCGAGGTCCCAGCGCCACTCGACCAGCTTGAGCACCGACGTGTGGTCGTAGGCGGCGCGGGCGACATGGCGCCGGCGGGCCCTCGGGCCGACCACGACGGCGGGCACCCGGAACCCCCGCAGCGCCCACTCCGGGTGCACGTCGGGCGCCTCGGTGGGCGGCACGTGGTCGAAGAACCCGCCCCACTCGTCGTAGTCGATGACGAGCAGGGTCCGCTCCCAGGCCGGGCCGGACGACACGGCCTCGTACACCTGGTTGAGGAAGTGCTGCCCGGCCCGCAGGTCGGCGTGCGGGTGGTCGTCGGCCGACGTGCCCGACCCCTCGTCGAGGAACTTCGGGTCGACGAAGGCGACGGCCGGCAGGGTCCCGGCCGCGCAGTCGGCCAGGAACTGGGCATAGGGCCGGGCGATCGGCAGGTAGCGGTCGCCCCACAGCGCGAGGAACGGCAGGTCGACGTAGTAGTACCGGCCGTCGACCCCGGCGGCGGCCAGGCGGTCCCAGATCGTCGGCATCGTCGCCACGTCGAAGGAGTTGTGGATCCGGTCGGTCTGCGCCGCGTGCTGGTAGAAGCGGTTGGGATAGGTCTCGGCCATGATCGCCGAGTACCACTGGTCGCAGACCGTCCAGGAGCGGGCGACGCCCCGGTAGAAGGGCAGCTGGTCGCCCGTGTAGTAGCCGATGGCGAACTCGTCGTTGGCCCCCGACCGCAACCAGCCGTCGCACGCCCCGCCGTCGTACTGCACCCGGCCGCCCTCGAAGGAGTGGTCCGGGTCGGGGTGGTCGCAGCCCTGGTAGTCGGTCAGCCGGTGGGTGGCGTACTCCCGGCCGTCGTCGTCGGCGTAGACGAGCCCGGCCTGGCGCCCCCTCGCCCCCGGCACCCAGCCGAAGAGGTGGTCGAAGGACCGGTTCTCCATCATCACGAGGACGACGTGGTCGACGCCGGACGCGTCGGGGTCGGGCAGCGCGAGCGGCGCGGCGGCCGCCTCCCGGCCGAGCAGCACGGCGCCCGCGGCGCCGGCCGCGCCGGCGAGGAAGCGGCGGCGGTCGAAGGTGGGCGGGGGTGTCACGCCCGCTACTTCCGCGGTGACGGGTCCGCCTCCTGCTCCCCGCCGCCCCGGTACGGTCGTCGGCGGTGACGACCACGACCACCGACGTCGCCGGCGCCCTCGCCCGGGTGACCGGCGCCCTGCCCGCGGCCGAGGACCGGCCGGGGCAGGTGTCGATGGCCGCCGCCGTCG encodes the following:
- a CDS encoding alkaline phosphatase family protein is translated as MTPPPTFDRRRFLAGAAGAAGAVLLGREAAAAPLALPDPDASGVDHVVLVMMENRSFDHLFGWVPGARGRQAGLVYADDDGREYATHRLTDYQGCDHPDPDHSFEGGRVQYDGGACDGWLRSGANDEFAIGYYTGDQLPFYRGVARSWTVCDQWYSAIMAETYPNRFYQHAAQTDRIHNSFDVATMPTIWDRLAAAGVDGRYYYVDLPFLALWGDRYLPIARPYAQFLADCAAGTLPAVAFVDPKFLDEGSGTSADDHPHADLRAGQHFLNQVYEAVSSGPAWERTLLVIDYDEWGGFFDHVPPTEAPDVHPEWALRGFRVPAVVVGPRARRRHVARAAYDHTSVLKLVEWRWDLAPLTPRDAAARNLAEVLDFDRPPDLTAPRYAVPPFASAPCAPSSAADFEQWRGLKELALDHGWPIGIT